The following coding sequences are from one Lolium rigidum isolate FL_2022 chromosome 6, APGP_CSIRO_Lrig_0.1, whole genome shotgun sequence window:
- the LOC124660549 gene encoding cytosolic isocitrate dehydrogenase [NADP]-like gives MEFQKIVVANPIVEMDGDEMTRIIWKWIKDKLIFPFLDLDIKYYDLGLPNRDATGDKVTIESAEATLKYNVAIKCATVTPDEGRVKEFNLKAMWRSPNGTIRNILNGTVFREPIICKNVPRLVPGWTKPICIGRHAFGDQYRATDVIIRGPGKLKLVFDGVEEQIELDVFNFNGAGGVALSMYNTDESIRAFAESSMNVAYQKRWPLYLSTKNTILKKYDGRFKDIFQENYEIFWRGKFEKAGIWYEHRLIDDMVAYALKSEGGYVWACKNYDGDVQSDLIAQGFGSLGLMTSVLVCPDGRTVEAEAAHGTVTRHYRVHQKGGETSTNSIASIFAWSTGLAHRAKLDDNKRLLDFTQKLEAACVGTVESGKMTKDLALLIHGPTVSRDKYLNTLEFIDAVADELKTSLSVKSKL, from the exons atggagttccagaagatcgtggtcgccaatcccatcgtcgagatgGACG GTGACGAGATGACTAGAATTATATGGAAATGGATCAAAGATAAG CTTATATTCCCTTTCCTGGATTTGGACATAAAATACTATGACTTAGGTCTACCTAACCGTGACGCTACTGGGGACAAAGTAACAATAGAAAGTGCAGAAGCTACCCTAAA GTATAATGTGGCCATCAAGTGCGCAACTGTCACCCCAG ACGAAGGACGTGTAAAAGAGTTTAATTTAAAAGCTATGTGGAGGAGTCCAAATGGGACAATAAGGAACATCTTGAATG GAACTGTTTTCCGGGAACCAATCATCTGCAAGAATGTTCCTCGGCTTGTACCTG GATGGACAAAACCCATATGTATTGGAAGGCATGCTTTTGGTGATCAATACCGAGCAACAGATGTAATCATTAGAGGGCCAGGGAAGCTCAAATTGGTATTTG ATGGCGTAGAGGAGCAAATAGAGTTGGATGTGTTCAACTTTAATGGTGCTGGTGGGGTAGCATTGTCTATGTATAATACCGATGAG TCTATTCGGGCTTTTGCTGAATCTTCAATGAACGTGGCTTACCAGAAAAGATGGCCACTTTATCTTAGTACCAAGAACACGATCCTCAAAAAATATGATGGAAG GTTTAAAGACATTTTCCAAGAAAACTATGAAATTTTTTGGAGAGGCAAGTTTGAGAAGGCAGGAATATG GTACGAACATCGGCTGATCGATGATATGGTGGCCTATGCCCTTAAGAGTGAAGGTGGTTATGTTTGGGCTTGCAAGAATTATGATGGAGATGTGCAGAGTGATCTGATTGCTCAAG GTTTTGGATCCCTAGGTCTCATGACATCAGTTCTG GTGTGCCCTGATGGTAGAACAGTTGAAGCTGAAGCTGCACATGGTACAGTCACAAGACATTACAGAGTCCACCAAAAAGGAGGCGAAACAAGCACAAATAGCATCGCGTCAATCTTTGCATGGTCGACTGGACTAGCACATAG GGCAAAGCTGGATGACAACAAAAGACTGTTAGATTTCACACAAAAACTGGAAGCTGCTTGTGTGGGAACAGTGGAATCTGGAAAGATGACAAAGGATCTAGCTCTTCTCATACATGGGCCAAC TGTTAGCCGAGATAAGTATCTGAACACACTGGAGTTTATCGATGCGGTTGCTGATGAGTTGAAAACAAGTTTGTCAGTAAAATCGAAGTTATGA
- the LOC124660550 gene encoding pathogen-related protein-like, with translation MASAETGGDKYRSFIHGEGEKNTVWRLGAPPNFDVVNKLFEEERTNEWPEGSVEEKVQRLLKTWEMEMFHKVRPEDQKCVHSQGFTASTNGMKALTRKEWSAMGGYNAFLSTTLPPEHRIYDPDKETVDSGMSTFLTAFPRGFAIEVLDVYSSDPPKVAFKFRHWGYMEGPFKGHPPHGQRVEFFGVCIFHVDEEMKVEKAEYYYERGNFLASFLSPPAASAASASGCPMMKAN, from the exons ATGGCGTCTGCAGAAACAGGAGGCGACAAGTACCGGTCGTTCATCCACGGCGAGGGCGAAAAGAACACGGTGTGGAGGCTCGGAGCCCCTCCCAACTTTGACGTGGTCAACAAGCTCTTCGAGGAAGAGAGGACCAAT GAATGGCCGGAGGGGTCTGTGGAAGAGAAGGTGCAGCGCTTGCTCAAGACCTGGGAGATGGAGATGTTCCACAAGGTGCGCCCCGAGGATCAGAAGTGCGTTCACTCCCAGGGATTCACGGCGAGCACCAACG GGATGAAGGCTCTGACACGGAAGGAATGGTCGGCCATGGGAGGCTACAACGCGTTCCTGTCGACCACTTTGCCGCCAGAGCACCGCATCTATGACCCGGACAAAGAAACTGTCGACTCCGGCATGTCGACATTCCTCACAGCATTTCCACGGGGTTTTGCCATTGAGGTGCTTGACGTCTACAGCAGCGACCCACCGAAGGTCGCCTTCAAGTTCCGACATTGGGGGTACATGGAGGGGCCATTCAAGGGGCACCCGCCTCATGGCCAGCGTGTGGAGTTCTTTGGCGTCTGCATCTTCCAT GTTGATGAGGAGATGAAGGTGGAGAAGGCAGAGTATTACTACGAGCGGGGCAACTTCCTCGCCAGCTTCTTGAGCCCGCCTGCTGCTTCTGCAGCATCGGCTTCAGGTTGCCCAATGATGAAAGCAAACTGA